From one uncultured Paludibacter sp. genomic stretch:
- a CDS encoding conserved hypothetical protein (Evidence 4 : Unknown function but conserved in other organisms), which produces MKPKNISPLFFIISILLLNSCTSKMYFTTLDVLKPAEVTFPLDINNVVIVNNSVPQPSNTGHLTTTLYGNKTNETLQFDSAAIFITAGLRDALNTKSFFNGVELSLSNQNTTNNYNYINKLSMERVKTLCKMYNVDAVVSLNKVQLTDNISEFYTEEGSFYNELDVKVKTDWTMYYPDKKNTNIQFVDSFLWTSDNYDRMKARDELPKRYNALVDATILTGSNIADRMIPRWEKEDRYFFCPKDKLMLQAMDSVPLRKWDKAIELWKTAAETSTKNKIKYQAYNNIAIANEIIGNMDEAVNYAKKALDTYSMIPYSSDKDGYQLITYYQNIVNRREEMKLLKKQLGN; this is translated from the coding sequence ATGAAACCAAAAAATATATCGCCTCTTTTTTTTATAATCTCCATCCTTTTGCTGAACTCGTGTACAAGTAAAATGTATTTTACAACATTGGATGTTTTAAAACCTGCTGAAGTTACATTTCCATTGGATATAAACAATGTAGTAATAGTAAATAATTCTGTGCCGCAACCTTCCAACACAGGACATCTCACAACCACTCTTTATGGAAACAAAACAAATGAAACATTGCAGTTCGACAGTGCTGCTATTTTTATTACAGCCGGACTTCGCGACGCGTTAAACACTAAAAGTTTCTTCAACGGTGTGGAACTAAGCTTAAGCAACCAAAACACAACCAATAATTACAATTACATCAATAAACTTTCAATGGAACGAGTAAAAACACTTTGCAAAATGTATAATGTAGATGCGGTTGTGAGTTTAAATAAAGTACAATTAACTGATAATATATCAGAGTTTTACACAGAAGAAGGAAGTTTCTATAATGAATTGGATGTAAAAGTAAAAACAGATTGGACAATGTATTATCCGGATAAAAAAAACACTAATATTCAATTTGTAGATAGTTTTTTATGGACAAGCGATAACTACGATAGAATGAAAGCGCGTGATGAACTTCCCAAGCGATACAACGCATTGGTAGATGCAACCATTTTAACCGGTTCAAATATCGCGGACCGAATGATTCCGCGTTGGGAAAAGGAAGACCGTTATTTCTTTTGTCCAAAAGATAAATTAATGCTGCAAGCAATGGATTCCGTACCGCTTAGAAAATGGGATAAAGCCATTGAATTATGGAAAACTGCTGCCGAAACATCCACTAAAAACAAAATTAAATATCAGGCATACAATAATATAGCCATTGCTAATGAAATTATCGGGAATATGGACGAAGCTGTAAATTATGCAAAAAAAGCATTGGATACTTATTCTATGATTCCGTACAGCTCTGATAAAGACGGTTATCAACTCATTACGTATTATCAAAATATAGTGAATCGCAGAGAGGAAATGAAACTGCTAAAAAAACAATTGGGGAATTAA